One window of the Grus americana isolate bGruAme1 chromosome 13, bGruAme1.mat, whole genome shotgun sequence genome contains the following:
- the ACSF3 gene encoding malonate--CoA ligase ACSF3, mitochondrial isoform X5: MQKKIRAKLMSGWRNALKNHFKTSGAGKMLVSLLFPQVSRPLRCLIRDLHRCRWGLRWKKRAGCPLRGLQTARAACSSDVTPVFTRALAFGDKIAIVDQNGEHTYRDLLSQSLRLSQEICRALECSSRDLKEERISFLCPNDASYVVAQWASWMSGGIAVPLYKKHPVQELEYVIQDSQSALVIAAEEYVGKIAPSAEKLGVPVLPLLRSHRDGSTSHAAVEEGPLTTCSSWKDRGAMIIYTSGTTGRPKGVLSTHENVQAVTTGLVEKWEWKEEDVILHVLPLHHVHGVINKLLCPLWVGATCIMLPEFSAQMVWNKFLSSEAPRISVFMAVPTIYAKLIEYYDKHFTQLQVQDFVRAFCQQNIRLMVSGSAALPVPVLEKWKSITGHTLLERYGMTEIGMALSNPLHGVRVPGSVGTPLPGVEVRIVTETLKNGGRSYTIHAQGDEHRTQSRQQRGAVTGAHRPLPPPPRSGCPAGCVARLRRAGGWSLALRTLQILYV; this comes from the exons atgcaaaagaaaatacgTGCAAAGCTGATGTCTGGCTGGAGAAATGCTCTGAAG aatCACTTCAAAACAAGCGGTGCTGGCAAGATGCTGGTCTCCCTGCTCTTCCCCCAAGTGAGCCGACCCCTTCGATGCCTCATCCGGGACTTGCACCGTTGCAGATGGGGGTTGCGTTGGAAGAAGAGGGCTGGATGTCCCCTCAGGGGTCTGCAAACTGCACGGGCAGCCTGCAGCAGTGATGTTACCCCTGTCTTCACTAGAGCTTTGGCTTTTGGCGATAAAATCGCCATCGTTGACCAAAACGGTGAGCACACTTACAGGGACCTTCTCAGCCAGAGTCTACGCTTGTCCCAGGAGATCTGTAGAGCTCTGGAGTGCTCCAGCAGGGACTTGAAGGAAGAGAGGATCTCGTTTTTGTGTCCCAATGATGCCTCATATGTGGTGGCCCAGTGGGCTTCATGGATGAGTGGGGGCATAGCAGTGCCCCTTTACAAGAAACATCCTGTGCAGGAGCTGGAGTACGTGATTCAGGATTCGCAGAGCGCTCTGGTCATCGCAGCAGAGGAATATGTGGGGAAAATAGCCCCTAGCGCTGAGAAGCTGGGAGTCCCGGTTCTGCCGCTTCTTAGGTCTCATAGAGATGGATCCACAAGTCATGCAGCAGTGGAAGAGGGTCCCTTGACAACCTGCTCCTCATGGAAGGACAGAGGAGCCATGATAATCTACACTAGTGGGACGACGGGAAGACCGAAAGGTGTCCTCAGCACCCATGAGAACGTTCAAGCTGTG acCACAGGGCTGGTTGAAAAATGGGAGTGGAAGGAGGAGGATGTTATTCTGCACGTGCTGCCTTTACATCATGTCCATGGGGTGATCAATAAGCTCCTGTGTCCTCTCTGGGTGGGAGCAACATGCATCATGTTACCCGAATTCAGCGCACAGATG GTTTGGAATAAGTTCCTAAGCTCCGAAGCTCCCCGTATCAGTGTCTTCATGGCAGTGCCCACTATCTATGCCAAGTTGATAGAGTATTACGACAAACATTTCACTCAGCTGCAAGTCCAGGATTTTGTGCGTGCCTTTTGCCAGCAGAACATCAG ATTAATGGTGTCGGgctcagcagccctgcctgtgcctgtCCTGGAGAAGTGGAAGAGCATCACTGGGCACACCTTGCTGGAGAGGTATGGGATGACTGAGATTGGGATGGCGCTTTCTAACCCTTTGCATGGAGTCCGTGTCCCAG GTTCTGTGGGCACCCCGCTTCCAGGGGTGGAAGTGCGTATTGTCACTGAGACCTTGAAAAACGGTGGTCGTTCCTACACCATCCATGCTCAGGGAGATGAACACCGCACACAG